In Microbacterium enclense, one genomic interval encodes:
- a CDS encoding carbohydrate ABC transporter permease: MTSTALPTVTPTPEAPPVAAPAPRRRRRQLASGLRSDRPGVRLAAWAAVVVCGGFALLPVYWLLATSLTPRDQVFSYPPKIFPTQITFDAYAGLVSNPQLFTYLQNSIIVSVITAVLSVLVSAYMGYSFSKFRYRGRRQLMYFVLASQMFPQALLLVTLYSVFSAYGLLNTYTALVLSFTTFTLPLCVWMLKGFFDTIPDELIEAARVDGASRLRTIHSIVLPLAAPGLVAAGLFAFVRGWNDFIFALTLAGPDKQTLPPGLVNTYVGEAATAWPELMAASLVVSLPVAIAFMLLQRYLVSGMTAGAVKG; this comes from the coding sequence ATGACCAGCACCGCACTCCCCACCGTCACCCCCACTCCCGAAGCGCCGCCCGTGGCGGCTCCCGCGCCCCGGCGGCGTCGGCGTCAGCTGGCATCCGGGCTCCGCTCCGATCGCCCCGGCGTGCGCCTTGCCGCCTGGGCCGCGGTCGTCGTGTGCGGCGGATTCGCCCTGCTGCCGGTGTACTGGCTGCTCGCGACCTCGCTCACCCCGCGCGACCAGGTCTTCTCGTACCCGCCGAAGATCTTCCCCACGCAGATCACGTTCGACGCCTACGCCGGGCTCGTGTCGAACCCGCAGCTGTTCACCTACCTGCAGAACAGCATCATCGTGTCGGTCATCACGGCCGTGCTCTCGGTGCTCGTCTCGGCATACATGGGCTACTCGTTCTCGAAGTTCCGCTATCGCGGGCGCCGGCAGCTGATGTACTTCGTGCTCGCATCGCAGATGTTCCCCCAGGCCCTGCTGCTCGTGACGCTGTACAGCGTGTTCAGCGCGTACGGCCTGCTGAACACCTACACCGCCCTCGTGCTGTCGTTCACGACCTTCACGCTGCCGCTGTGCGTCTGGATGCTGAAGGGCTTCTTCGACACCATCCCCGACGAGCTGATCGAGGCCGCACGCGTCGACGGCGCCTCGCGCCTGCGCACGATCCATTCGATCGTGCTGCCCCTGGCCGCACCCGGCCTCGTCGCCGCGGGGCTCTTCGCCTTCGTGCGCGGCTGGAACGACTTCATCTTCGCGCTCACGCTCGCCGGCCCCGACAAGCAGACGCTGCCCCCGGGCCTCGTCAACACCTACGTCGGCGAGGCCGCCACCGCGTGGCCCGAGCTCATGGCCGCCTCACTGGTCGTGTCGCTGCCCGTGGCCATCGCCTTCATGCTGCTCCAGCGCTACCTCGTCAGCGGCATGACCGCCGGCGCGGTCAAGGGCTGA
- a CDS encoding MarR family transcriptional regulator, producing the protein MSNRVDVSPLPDSTSALATEASALRMATFRLARRLRAQRAVDTMSDGQFAVLAALTVHGEHTLGQLADRERVTAPSMNRTVSLLEDAGYVSRTPHEDDRRKVTIALTEAGRTVVDETVRRRDAWLDEALDQLTPAERATLASAADIMRKVAER; encoded by the coding sequence ATGAGCAACCGCGTCGACGTGTCCCCCCTCCCCGACTCGACCTCTGCCCTCGCCACGGAGGCGTCCGCCCTCCGCATGGCGACGTTCCGGCTCGCTCGCAGGCTGCGAGCTCAGCGCGCCGTCGACACCATGAGCGATGGGCAGTTCGCCGTCCTCGCGGCCCTGACCGTGCACGGCGAGCACACCCTGGGCCAGCTCGCCGACCGCGAGCGCGTCACGGCCCCCTCGATGAACCGGACGGTCTCACTGCTCGAAGACGCCGGGTACGTCTCGCGCACACCCCACGAAGACGACCGCCGCAAGGTGACGATCGCCCTCACAGAGGCCGGGCGCACCGTCGTCGATGAGACGGTCCGGCGCCGCGACGCCTGGCTCGACGAGGCCCTCGATCAGCTCACTCCCGCCGAACGGGCGACGCTGGCCTCGGCCGCCGACATCATGCGGAAGGTGGCGGAGAGATGA
- a CDS encoding extracellular solute-binding protein translates to MSASSLPNPIISRRRALQLFGLGVGAAALAGCAPTGAAGPAAGAAGLNGGDPTDFSFASWSLTEESAKPALEGTLAAYEKAKGVSIKRTAFPYNEYINQLMLQVTGGQFTGAAHVDVAWLGSLAATGKLQDLSSLASGRGYTSSALQAATFDGTQYALPWTIGAIGLVTNSETLGKVGVSADAFPTTVDEFEKTLVALKGLGNGLIPYAASTKAAQLKDILIWMQTFGSPLVDGDTITIGDDASVEAVTWYKGLYDQGLIAADVDRFDARSLFAQGRAAVYDDAPVGRGAVTKESPDVNLAAKLAPVSRPVLKAGDTPRALVWGGAIAVVNGAGAPTAGDFAQYATSDLDAILADYALRGLPPATTEALSSSEVSSDTFGAAFSERITATASSNPLWKFTSYSQIESAIADQVQSVLVGSASPKDAMRKAGEAAQKLVG, encoded by the coding sequence ATGTCAGCTTCGTCCCTGCCCAACCCGATCATCAGCCGTCGCCGCGCCCTGCAGCTCTTCGGTCTCGGCGTCGGCGCCGCCGCCCTCGCCGGATGCGCTCCGACCGGCGCCGCCGGTCCCGCGGCCGGCGCCGCCGGGCTGAACGGCGGCGACCCGACCGACTTCTCGTTCGCTTCGTGGTCGCTCACCGAAGAGTCCGCCAAGCCGGCGCTCGAGGGGACCCTCGCGGCGTACGAGAAGGCGAAGGGCGTCTCCATCAAGCGCACCGCCTTCCCGTACAACGAGTACATCAACCAGCTCATGCTGCAGGTGACGGGTGGGCAGTTCACCGGCGCCGCGCACGTCGACGTCGCGTGGCTCGGCAGCCTCGCGGCCACCGGCAAGCTGCAGGACCTGTCGTCGTTGGCATCCGGTCGCGGCTACACCTCGTCGGCTCTGCAGGCGGCGACCTTCGACGGCACGCAGTACGCCCTGCCCTGGACGATCGGGGCCATAGGCCTCGTCACCAACTCCGAGACGCTGGGCAAGGTGGGGGTCAGTGCCGACGCCTTCCCGACCACGGTCGACGAGTTCGAGAAGACACTCGTCGCCCTCAAGGGGCTCGGCAACGGCCTCATCCCGTACGCGGCCTCGACGAAGGCGGCGCAGCTGAAGGACATCCTCATCTGGATGCAGACCTTCGGCAGCCCGCTCGTCGACGGTGACACGATCACGATCGGCGACGACGCGAGCGTCGAGGCGGTCACCTGGTACAAGGGCCTGTACGACCAGGGCCTCATCGCCGCCGACGTCGACCGCTTCGACGCCCGCAGCCTGTTCGCTCAGGGGCGCGCCGCGGTGTACGACGACGCCCCGGTCGGACGCGGTGCCGTGACGAAGGAGTCGCCCGACGTGAACCTCGCCGCCAAGCTGGCGCCCGTCTCGCGCCCGGTGCTGAAGGCCGGCGACACCCCGCGCGCCCTCGTCTGGGGCGGGGCGATCGCCGTGGTCAACGGTGCGGGTGCTCCCACGGCCGGTGACTTCGCCCAGTACGCCACGAGCGACCTCGACGCGATCCTCGCCGACTACGCGCTGCGGGGGCTTCCGCCGGCAACCACCGAGGCGCTGTCCTCGAGCGAGGTGTCGTCCGACACCTTCGGCGCGGCGTTCAGCGAGCGCATCACCGCGACGGCGAGCTCGAACCCGCTGTGGAAGTTCACCTCCTACTCGCAGATCGAGTCGGCGATCGCCGACCAGGTGCAGTCCGTCCTGGTCGGTTCGGCCTCGCCGAAGGACGCCATGAGGAAGGCCGGCGAGGCCGCCCAGAAGCTGGTCGGTTGA
- a CDS encoding substrate-binding domain-containing protein: MTDSPSPRRVSPLTRRERTGIVALAVPNLEEPYFAELTTLLARGAEARGLSILIQQTEGDHQREIDIANGVGLPATDGLIHIPRSLTVGDLTRRTSPGPLVLLGEHIAVSPFTHVSIDNRRTADLATSHLASVGCRRVAFIGPRLSRPSDAADQRFTGYRDAVARLGIADDPGLIVPVDAFTPEEGAAALRRLHADGIAFDGVVCSNDSIAFGVLAALHELGLTVPRDVAVIGIDNVHAATFSVPALTSVAPDDHGIVEAAFAELERQMAAPPGADVPVRHIVVDATVIARASTAR; this comes from the coding sequence ATGACCGATTCCCCCTCGCCACGACGGGTGTCGCCTCTGACCCGCCGTGAGCGCACCGGGATCGTGGCGCTGGCTGTCCCCAACCTCGAAGAGCCGTACTTCGCCGAGCTGACGACGCTGCTGGCGCGGGGTGCCGAGGCGCGGGGATTGTCGATCCTCATCCAGCAGACCGAGGGCGACCACCAGCGCGAGATCGACATCGCCAACGGGGTCGGTCTCCCCGCCACCGACGGTCTCATCCACATCCCGCGCTCGCTCACCGTCGGCGACCTGACCCGCCGGACCTCCCCGGGCCCGCTGGTGCTCCTCGGCGAGCACATCGCCGTGAGCCCCTTCACGCACGTCTCGATCGACAACCGGCGCACGGCCGATCTCGCCACCTCGCACCTCGCGTCGGTGGGATGCCGCCGGGTCGCCTTCATCGGCCCCCGGCTGTCGCGCCCCTCGGATGCCGCCGACCAGCGCTTCACCGGGTACCGCGACGCCGTCGCACGCCTCGGCATCGCCGACGATCCCGGCCTGATCGTCCCGGTCGACGCGTTCACCCCGGAAGAGGGCGCGGCGGCGCTGCGACGCCTGCACGCCGACGGCATCGCGTTCGACGGGGTCGTCTGCTCGAACGACTCGATCGCGTTCGGCGTGCTCGCGGCGCTGCACGAGCTGGGGCTCACCGTCCCCCGAGACGTCGCCGTCATCGGCATCGACAACGTGCACGCCGCGACCTTCTCGGTGCCGGCTCTCACCTCGGTCGCCCCCGACGACCACGGCATCGTCGAGGCCGCGTTCGCCGAGCTCGAGCGTCAGATGGCGGCGCCGCCGGGAGCCGACGTCCCCGTGCGGCACATCGTGGTGGATGCCACGGTGATCGCTCGCGCGAGCACAGCCCGGTGA
- a CDS encoding FAD-dependent oxidoreductase, with product MRTHTADFDLVVVGGGLAGVAAAIAAARLDRRVALINNRPVLGGNSSSEVRVWVCGATAHGNQRWARENGIIGELYLENQYRNPDGNPVHWDDVVLDAVRAERNITLLLNTDVREVVATGPEGARRVESVTGWTMGAETETVLRAPLFLDATGDGLIGHLAGARARLGKEARAEFDEDWAPEEAERTFLGSTLLFYTKDAGHPVRFVAPDSAKAIRDTPIPSSRIIRSGDSGAHYWWIEWGGELDIVHDNERIRDELRSVILGIWDHIKNSGEFDAETLDLEWIGNVPGKREYRRLVGDYTLHQRDVLEQTRFDDGVAFGGWSIDLHPTEGMYSTGAGAVQRFSNGVFEIPYRSLYSADVDNLLMAGRDISATHIAFGAARVMATCAAMGEAAGTAAALALTHGTSPRGVYEKHRAELRQLLLRQDAPLIGVVDADPSDLALTARVSASSVRDGLGPDASAPIEPSPLVHDIGIVLPVHPHLDGVELLVESTGDTELEVEVFSTGLAQNVVPEHLEHRVTVPLAAGPARWVTVPVRWAPETPANAVVVVRARPGVTLFTTDRLPPGILTLVHTSDADDQNVHVSLDELLVQWPTKPLRGRSIVFRSSAASEALAPERAVGGYQRPFGGANAWASRPLAGEPEWIRLDWDEPVHPREIVLVFDDDPDVELNTLHHHRDPHLVMPSLVRDYRVEVRAADGDWHPVADVTANRRRRRGHPVAPEIGAVTAARVVITATNGSPEARVVAFRVQE from the coding sequence ATGCGTACACACACAGCCGACTTCGACCTCGTCGTCGTCGGCGGGGGACTCGCCGGAGTCGCCGCCGCCATCGCCGCCGCGCGCCTGGATCGGCGCGTCGCCCTCATCAACAACCGTCCGGTTCTCGGCGGCAACTCCTCGTCGGAGGTCCGCGTCTGGGTGTGCGGGGCGACCGCGCATGGCAACCAACGCTGGGCGCGGGAGAACGGCATCATCGGCGAGCTCTACCTCGAGAACCAGTACCGCAACCCCGACGGCAACCCCGTGCACTGGGACGACGTCGTGCTCGACGCCGTCCGGGCCGAGCGGAACATCACGCTGCTGCTGAACACGGACGTGCGCGAGGTCGTCGCGACCGGACCCGAGGGTGCGCGGCGCGTCGAGTCGGTCACCGGCTGGACGATGGGCGCCGAGACCGAGACCGTCCTGCGGGCCCCGCTGTTCCTCGACGCCACGGGCGACGGTCTGATCGGTCACCTCGCCGGTGCGCGCGCGCGTCTCGGCAAAGAGGCGCGTGCCGAGTTCGACGAGGACTGGGCTCCCGAGGAGGCCGAGCGCACTTTCCTGGGGTCGACGCTCCTCTTCTACACGAAGGATGCCGGGCACCCGGTGCGGTTCGTCGCGCCGGACTCCGCCAAGGCCATCCGCGACACCCCGATCCCCTCGTCGCGCATCATCCGCAGCGGTGACAGCGGGGCCCATTACTGGTGGATCGAGTGGGGCGGCGAGCTCGACATCGTGCACGACAACGAGCGCATCCGCGACGAGCTGCGCTCGGTCATCCTCGGCATCTGGGATCACATCAAGAACTCGGGCGAGTTCGACGCCGAGACCCTCGACCTCGAGTGGATCGGCAACGTCCCCGGCAAGCGCGAGTATCGCCGTCTCGTCGGCGATTACACGCTGCACCAGCGCGACGTGCTCGAACAGACGCGGTTCGACGACGGTGTCGCCTTCGGCGGGTGGTCGATCGACCTGCACCCGACCGAGGGCATGTATTCCACGGGCGCGGGCGCGGTGCAGCGTTTCTCGAACGGGGTCTTCGAGATCCCCTACCGCTCGCTCTACTCCGCCGACGTCGACAATCTGCTGATGGCGGGGCGCGACATCTCCGCGACCCACATCGCCTTCGGTGCCGCACGCGTGATGGCCACGTGCGCGGCGATGGGGGAGGCCGCGGGCACCGCGGCAGCGCTCGCGCTCACCCACGGCACGTCGCCGCGCGGGGTGTACGAGAAACACCGCGCCGAGTTGCGGCAGCTCCTGCTGCGTCAGGACGCCCCTCTCATCGGCGTGGTCGACGCCGATCCGTCCGACCTCGCTCTCACCGCGCGGGTGTCGGCCTCGAGCGTGCGCGACGGCCTCGGACCCGATGCCTCCGCACCGATCGAGCCCTCCCCGCTCGTCCACGACATCGGCATCGTCCTGCCCGTCCACCCGCACCTCGACGGGGTGGAGCTCCTCGTCGAGAGCACGGGCGACACCGAGCTCGAGGTCGAGGTGTTCTCGACCGGTCTCGCGCAGAACGTCGTGCCCGAGCACCTCGAGCACCGTGTCACCGTCCCGCTCGCCGCGGGGCCGGCTCGATGGGTCACCGTCCCGGTGCGCTGGGCGCCCGAGACCCCGGCCAACGCCGTCGTCGTCGTCCGGGCCCGACCCGGGGTGACGCTGTTCACCACGGATCGGCTGCCCCCCGGCATCCTGACCCTCGTGCACACCTCGGATGCCGACGATCAGAACGTGCACGTGAGCCTCGACGAGCTGCTGGTGCAGTGGCCCACGAAGCCGTTGCGCGGCCGGTCGATCGTGTTCCGCTCCTCGGCGGCGTCCGAGGCCCTCGCCCCCGAGCGCGCGGTCGGCGGCTACCAACGGCCGTTCGGCGGCGCGAACGCGTGGGCCTCCCGTCCGCTCGCGGGCGAGCCCGAGTGGATCCGGCTCGACTGGGACGAGCCTGTACACCCGCGTGAGATCGTCCTCGTGTTCGACGACGACCCCGACGTCGAGCTCAACACCCTGCACCACCACCGCGATCCGCACCTCGTGATGCCCTCGCTCGTCCGCGACTACCGGGTCGAGGTGCGGGCGGCCGACGGCGACTGGCATCCGGTGGCCGACGTCACCGCCAATCGTCGTCGCCGCCGTGGGCACCCGGTCGCCCCCGAGATCGGCGCGGTGACCGCGGCCCGCGTGGTGATCACGGCGACCAACGGTTCCCCCGAGGCGCGCGTCGTGGCGTTCCGCGTCCAGGAGTGA
- a CDS encoding sugar ABC transporter permease → MFAVLLVVPGMALLAVVVAYPLISALVTAFFRQSLVLPGREFVGFQNIVDVLEGDFLRLLMQTLVFTLGTTIAPFVIGFALALALNTQIRGSKVMRGLMLIPWLVPGVVVSFLWMWIFNANYGVMNAILEPLGVAPQAWLAQPGTAMFAVIVAKTWQSFPWMMVMLLAGLQTVPRELHEAAEMDGAGTVRRFFSITVPQIGGIIGLVLLLEFIWNFQHFDIIYVLTGGGPAGSTETFATAVYETAFHGFDLGRAGALGLLWLILLMALVVVYVRFSERGEKR, encoded by the coding sequence ATGTTCGCCGTGCTCCTCGTGGTGCCCGGCATGGCCCTCCTGGCCGTCGTCGTGGCCTACCCGCTCATCTCGGCTCTCGTCACGGCGTTCTTCCGGCAGAGTCTCGTGCTCCCCGGGCGGGAGTTCGTGGGCTTCCAGAACATCGTCGACGTGCTCGAGGGCGACTTCCTCCGCCTGCTGATGCAGACCCTCGTGTTCACGCTGGGCACGACGATCGCGCCCTTCGTGATCGGCTTCGCCCTCGCCCTCGCGCTGAACACGCAGATCCGCGGCTCCAAGGTGATGCGTGGGCTCATGCTCATCCCGTGGCTCGTGCCGGGGGTCGTCGTCTCGTTCCTGTGGATGTGGATCTTCAATGCCAATTACGGCGTGATGAACGCGATCCTCGAACCGCTGGGCGTGGCGCCGCAAGCGTGGCTCGCTCAGCCGGGCACGGCGATGTTCGCCGTCATCGTGGCCAAGACGTGGCAGTCGTTCCCCTGGATGATGGTCATGCTTCTGGCGGGGCTCCAGACCGTCCCCCGTGAGCTGCACGAAGCGGCCGAGATGGACGGGGCCGGCACGGTCCGCCGCTTCTTCTCGATCACCGTGCCGCAGATCGGCGGGATCATCGGGCTCGTCCTGCTGCTGGAGTTCATCTGGAACTTCCAGCACTTCGACATCATCTACGTGCTCACCGGCGGCGGCCCGGCCGGTTCCACCGAGACCTTCGCCACCGCGGTGTACGAGACCGCCTTCCACGGCTTCGACCTCGGCCGGGCCGGCGCCCTCGGTCTGCTCTGGCTGATCCTGCTCATGGCGCTCGTCGTCGTCTACGTCCGATTCTCCGAGAGGGGCGAGAAGCGATGA
- a CDS encoding BNR-4 repeat-containing protein — protein sequence MRTLRGASAAAVAALALGLMVAPPAHATGAVTTSATTVEELPYAVDSSNQAAWWNPLAVVGDVTFFAFNAPATQAARHEVHLASRAADGTWTEGCLRATAGAACVTFADDNGHNQPSIVVDGDGIIHAFVSMHNEQWNSFRSDTAGDVRTMVDRTSTMPDLDVDITYPVTARGANGDAWVLVRTGTDADGAREGVLYHFDRDAGSWARETTIAAATGFSFYPDDLEVSPDGRVHVLWEWGPFPADPARHLGSYAVYDPATGTLADAAGTAVPGPITPASAGAVVWRPFSPDETIGSYTPAVQSAKLALDGSSLAGIGYRFVAKDRTAYDARFARWNGSAWVDEKVVDAAALGDGVATSAAVDVTRAGSTTRLYTVVTAQVCGEVRSRAVVAERDDATSTWSFAGVGEARLGQQRLRAQERSTDDADVVYLSAPVAAPARLSRAVVPRDAPVGPSTSLADLVADLRDASGGVNVALGASATASSSLRADTGPERAVDGVCSDASRWISAVGDTAPWISLSLAAPVALEEVRVRSGYSAEPGSAAVLRSFEVQVHTSTGWTSIGSVAANTQRLVRIPAAGVVADGVRLLISDPSASATDVARVFEIEAIAVE from the coding sequence ATGCGGACTCTTCGCGGGGCGAGTGCGGCGGCCGTCGCCGCGCTCGCCCTCGGGCTGATGGTCGCGCCGCCCGCGCACGCGACCGGTGCCGTGACGACGTCGGCGACGACGGTCGAGGAACTCCCGTACGCGGTGGACTCGTCGAATCAGGCGGCATGGTGGAACCCCCTCGCCGTCGTGGGCGACGTGACCTTCTTCGCCTTCAACGCGCCCGCGACCCAGGCTGCGCGCCACGAAGTGCACCTCGCCTCCCGCGCCGCCGACGGCACGTGGACCGAGGGGTGCCTCCGCGCCACCGCGGGGGCCGCGTGCGTCACCTTCGCTGATGACAACGGCCACAACCAGCCCTCGATCGTCGTCGACGGCGACGGGATCATCCACGCCTTCGTCTCGATGCACAACGAGCAGTGGAACTCCTTCCGCTCCGACACCGCGGGCGACGTGCGCACGATGGTGGACCGTACCTCGACCATGCCCGACCTCGACGTCGACATCACCTACCCGGTGACCGCGCGCGGGGCGAACGGTGACGCCTGGGTGCTGGTGCGCACCGGGACCGATGCCGACGGAGCCCGCGAGGGCGTGCTGTACCACTTCGACCGGGATGCCGGATCCTGGGCGCGAGAGACGACGATCGCCGCCGCGACCGGCTTCTCCTTCTACCCCGATGATCTCGAGGTGTCGCCCGACGGGCGCGTGCACGTGCTGTGGGAGTGGGGACCGTTCCCCGCCGACCCGGCACGCCACCTCGGTTCGTACGCCGTGTACGACCCCGCGACCGGGACACTCGCGGACGCCGCGGGCACGGCGGTGCCCGGGCCGATCACCCCCGCTTCGGCGGGAGCCGTCGTCTGGCGGCCCTTCTCGCCCGACGAGACCATCGGCAGCTACACCCCGGCGGTGCAGTCGGCGAAGCTCGCGCTCGACGGCTCGTCTCTCGCGGGCATCGGCTACCGCTTCGTTGCGAAGGACCGCACCGCCTACGACGCGCGCTTCGCCCGGTGGAACGGGTCGGCCTGGGTCGACGAGAAGGTCGTCGACGCGGCCGCCCTCGGCGACGGGGTCGCCACCTCGGCGGCCGTCGACGTCACGCGCGCCGGCTCCACCACCCGCCTCTACACCGTCGTCACCGCCCAGGTCTGCGGAGAGGTGCGCAGTCGCGCGGTCGTCGCCGAACGCGACGACGCGACCTCCACCTGGTCGTTCGCCGGGGTCGGCGAGGCGCGCCTGGGCCAGCAACGCCTGCGTGCTCAGGAACGATCGACCGACGATGCCGACGTGGTCTACCTCTCCGCTCCCGTCGCCGCTCCGGCTCGCCTCTCGCGGGCGGTCGTTCCGCGCGACGCGCCGGTCGGTCCGTCCACGTCCCTCGCGGATCTGGTGGCCGACCTCCGCGACGCCTCGGGCGGAGTGAACGTCGCGCTGGGTGCGAGCGCGACGGCCTCGTCGAGCCTGCGTGCCGACACCGGCCCCGAGCGCGCCGTCGACGGCGTCTGCAGCGACGCCAGTCGGTGGATCTCGGCGGTCGGAGACACCGCGCCGTGGATCTCGCTGAGCCTGGCTGCTCCGGTGGCACTCGAGGAGGTGCGCGTGCGCAGTGGCTACAGCGCCGAGCCGGGCTCGGCGGCCGTCCTCCGTTCCTTCGAGGTGCAGGTGCACACGTCCACGGGATGGACGAGCATCGGCTCCGTCGCCGCGAACACGCAGCGCCTGGTGAGGATCCCGGCCGCGGGTGTCGTCGCCGACGGCGTGCGCCTGCTCATCAGCGACCCCTCGGCATCCGCCACCGATGTCGCCCGGGTCTTCGAGATCGAGGCGATCGCCGTGGAGTAG
- a CDS encoding DeoR/GlpR family DNA-binding transcription regulator, with protein sequence MLAAERRSRLLAEVRRHGAAAVPDLAAALGVSEMTIRRDLDVLAADGHVDKVRGGARHPRPSDAPARDLTAQSRRNGAEKSAIARRAAALVEPGMSVGLGGGSTTWALAQELRGIDDLTIVTNSLPVADVFARPDRADEPYTQTVVLTGGVRTPTDALVGPVAVASLEHLHCDVVFLGVRGIEVTAGLTTSNLLEAETNRALVAAGARAIVLADHSKWGAVGLTTIVDLNEIDLVVTDAGLAADDEEVLRAHVADLWVATLPSADD encoded by the coding sequence GTGCTCGCCGCCGAACGCCGATCCCGCCTGCTGGCGGAGGTGCGCCGTCACGGGGCCGCGGCCGTGCCCGACCTCGCCGCCGCCCTCGGGGTGAGCGAGATGACGATCCGCCGCGATCTCGATGTGCTGGCCGCCGACGGTCACGTCGACAAAGTGCGCGGTGGGGCACGCCACCCGCGTCCGAGCGACGCCCCCGCCCGCGACCTCACCGCGCAGTCGCGTCGGAACGGCGCGGAGAAGAGCGCGATCGCCCGCCGCGCCGCAGCCCTCGTCGAGCCCGGCATGTCGGTGGGGCTCGGTGGCGGGTCGACGACATGGGCGCTCGCCCAGGAGTTGCGGGGCATCGACGACCTCACGATCGTCACCAACTCGCTGCCCGTGGCCGACGTCTTCGCGCGCCCGGATCGCGCCGACGAGCCGTACACCCAGACGGTGGTGCTCACGGGCGGTGTGCGCACCCCGACCGACGCCCTCGTGGGCCCGGTCGCGGTGGCCTCGCTCGAGCACCTGCACTGCGACGTCGTCTTCCTCGGGGTGCGCGGTATCGAGGTGACCGCGGGCCTGACCACGTCGAACCTGCTCGAGGCCGAGACGAACCGTGCCCTCGTCGCCGCCGGGGCGCGCGCGATCGTGCTCGCCGACCACTCCAAGTGGGGCGCCGTGGGACTCACGACCATCGTCGATCTGAACGAGATCGACCTGGTCGTCACCGACGCCGGTCTCGCGGCCGACGACGAAGAGGTGCTGCGCGCACACGTCGCCGACCTGTGGGTCGCGACGTTGCCGTCCGCCGACGACTGA
- a CDS encoding alpha/beta fold hydrolase translates to MPEFVDAYGITIVYDVYEAAEPRAVVQLLHGVGEHAGRYAALIEALVADGYTVYADDHRGHGRTGLRQWNGDHAQLGRLGPGGLGAAREAVWTLTQIIRDRHPDLPLVLLGHSWGSFLAQMLLDRHPDAFDAVILSGSALRWPGSLNAGDLNAPWKHLGGSGMQWLSSDEQVGRDFVSDPLTTTRSLARLFGPIEAAKLFGRPRRDLGHDVPMLLMVGRDDTVGGPRSVHRLADAYRTRSGLTDVTTLVYAGARHEIFAEVQQAEVRADLLAWLDERISAA, encoded by the coding sequence ATGCCTGAGTTCGTCGACGCCTACGGCATCACGATCGTGTACGACGTCTACGAGGCCGCGGAGCCCCGCGCCGTCGTCCAGCTGTTGCACGGTGTCGGAGAGCACGCGGGCCGCTACGCCGCGCTCATCGAAGCCCTCGTCGCGGACGGCTACACCGTCTACGCCGACGACCACCGCGGGCACGGCCGGACGGGCCTGCGTCAGTGGAACGGCGATCACGCCCAGCTCGGGCGCCTCGGCCCCGGGGGCCTCGGTGCCGCACGCGAGGCGGTGTGGACGCTCACCCAGATCATCCGGGACCGTCACCCCGACCTCCCCCTGGTGCTCCTCGGGCACTCGTGGGGCTCGTTCCTCGCGCAGATGCTGCTCGACCGGCATCCGGATGCCTTCGACGCGGTGATCTTGAGCGGTTCGGCGCTCCGTTGGCCCGGGTCGTTGAACGCCGGCGACCTGAACGCGCCCTGGAAGCACCTCGGTGGCTCGGGTATGCAGTGGTTGTCGAGCGACGAGCAGGTCGGTCGCGACTTCGTGTCCGACCCGCTGACGACGACGCGGTCGCTGGCGAGGCTGTTCGGCCCGATCGAGGCGGCCAAACTGTTCGGCCGCCCCCGTCGCGACCTCGGTCACGACGTGCCGATGCTGTTAATGGTCGGTCGCGACGACACGGTGGGCGGGCCGCGGAGCGTGCACCGTCTGGCGGACGCGTACCGCACGCGCTCGGGCCTCACCGACGTCACGACCCTCGTCTACGCGGGGGCGCGGCACGAGATCTTCGCCGAGGTGCAGCAGGCCGAGGTGCGCGCCGACCTCCTCGCCTGGCTCGACGAGCGCATCTCCGCGGCGTAG